The segment CAACTGACTGACCCCTTCCAATTCCACTTACACCCCTGACAAATCCCACCCAACCCCATTGACACAACTGCCTGATCTCATCCAGTCCTACAGAAACACCTGGCCAATCCCAACACACATGATAACACACTCGAGTAATCCCACATGCTATCCCCCTGACCGATCCCACCTAACCCCACCAACACGCCTGACCGATCCCACCCAACCCCACTAACATACCTTACCTATCCCACCCAACCGCACCAACATACCTGACCGATCCCACCCAAATTCCAGAATATGGAAATATGTATTGGATTTTTGGATTTCTACCCTCCTTTTCACTCCTTTTTGCGGCACGATGTCTGTCGGATTTTTCCTGAAGAAAAACCCCCATTCAAAGCTTCTGCTGGGTTATAACTTTTTGTAAGACACCTCAGGCTCTCGCTTGATGTTAAGAAAGAAAGCGATGggataaacaaatgtaaatatacaagaggagaaaaaaaatatgcaggCAGGAACTGAGAGAAAATTTCACAGGATTTATGCTAAAGTAATAGGGTTATTTGAATCGTGGTTGTTgtctaaagtattgggacacctgatttatTTGGGGTCCCCCCCCCAAGgacgtatgtggttcttcttcaaattgttaccacaaaattggaggcccACAACTGTACAGGATGTTCCAACaaaacaatgcccctgtgcattaAACCAGTTCTATGAAAATATGCTTAACATGAGtcgaagtggaagatctcctgctgtagagcctTCAACAAAATATTGGGATGAACCCTGACCGCACCCCAGACgtcctcacctacatcggtacctgatTTTGCAAAccttatggtctggtgtccaccAACATTTGCccatatattgtttattaattcTCTGTTtcgttaatattgatgcttggTTGGTTTCGGCTGGGTTGAGAATTTCAGAACTTTGGCTAGCGGTTACTTTTTCTCTGTATTGCGCAATAAGGAggaaataaagataataaaggTACAAGATTTTGGGCTGCATTCCAAAACTGAATGTGTGTATTGACTTGCTAGTTACGAATTCATTTTTTGGGTGTGaggggttgttgtttttttgtccatttctatatattttgacAAACAGGGCAGAATTTCTgtctataaatatattgtacTATACATTACTTTTAAACTAGAACCTCTGACTTTCTGTAGTAAACTGTTTATAGAGAAATCTTAGTTTTAAagcctgtttatttattaattgattttatttcatgCGAATAAAACGGGAGTCATTCGTAATTCAGATGTCTCACCGTTTTCACGAAATGCGAGCACGGAGACCTTGGATGGctttttcagtttaaaaaaaaaaaaacaccatacacGATCGACTTTAATTTTCCCGATGCTTTAATGTTCCCAGGGACgtctcagggtttttttaatGGCTCTTTATCGCCCTTTCGTGTTGCGAGCTTTACGTGGAAACAGCACACACCGACTCAAGAGGATGTCCAAGAGGAATGCGTATTAGTAAGCGAGTTTAGACAAGCGTTgtgatttgcatttatttaaatacctgGAGGATGTGGGCGTGTCCTTTTGAGGATGTGAGGATATCATGCATGAAAAATTGCATTTATACTAAATATACAGAAACAAAAAGTAGGTGACTTGGGCATAAtctatcttctctctctctctttctgtctgtctgtctgtctgtctgtctacctacagacgttttctctctctcactctctccctgtGATCATCAAGACCCAATGATCTgtaactctgtctgtctgtctatctatctatctgtctgtctgtctgtctgtctgtctgtctgtctgtctatctatctatctatctatctatctatctatctatctctctctctctctctctctctctctctctctctgtctgtctgtctgtctgtctgtctgtctacctacTTACaccctccttttctctctctctctctctctctctctctctctctccctcctgtGATCATCAAGACCCAATGATCTGTaactttgtctgtctgtctgtctgtctgtctacaccctcctctctctctctctctctctctctctctctctctctctctctctctctctctctctctgtctgtccgtccgtccatccatctgtctacaccctcccctttctctctcgcttGCTCTCTgggtaatgtttttttctgtgtgtttcaggatcATGAACCACTGATCTGTAACTTTTCCCCTCTCTATCTGTCcacctatccatctatctatctagaacatcccatttcacattaagTCTCCACTCTTCCTGGAGTGTGGTTCTGGCGATTCAGCCCCAGGTAGAGTCtggaaggtgaggtgaggtgaggtgaggtaaggtgaggaggcctggggtgcagtcagcattcacattcatcccaaaggtcttcaataagcttgaggtcagatctctttagcaggccactgcAAGCCATGTAAACGAACAGTATTTTATCGTTATCTAGAATAACAAACAGTCACCAGCTGAACTGTGCCAATCAGAGCTGCGTGCTTttcataataaaacacaaacacaccctttTACGTCCTGCGGTATGAAGGAATGGAGACGGCATTATGAGACCTTAGGTAAGCGTCGTGCGTTTGTGCTTGTAGCAGGTGAggctttcattttttattatcatgtttttttcataaaaagagattttaaaatgagatttgcgcacacacacaaatactttgAGTTAACACTGTATGATTTATCTGCATTTTATCTTGTCTCTGGACTTTATTCTATGCATCCATTCACAGCGATCCGATTAAACAGTTCAGTCGGAAGAAACTGGGCGTAAGAAAAACGAAAACGCTCCGTAATAACACGCTTCCGTTTGTTGCTAATGGTGGAAAAGTGAATTGGCGCGTTCACGCATAACCCCGATTATAAAGCAAAATCTCCATAGACATCAAAACATGAGCAGAACAAGACGTTCTTTACCAAATCTCACcgttctgtttttcttcttttcaggaAAGCTGGAGGGAAAAAGTTGATTGCTATTTTCTATGCGCTGAGAGACCGGAGAAAAGAATGGCAAAAGGTACAACACATAGctttaaaattacaaaaacaatgcaatgaatAGGAAGAAAATGAACATACCCTCCAAACCAGGtttgatatataataataatgataataataaattctttTAATTATCATTGTCAAATCATTGCCTATAATATTTGCGTTTTCTTGTTCATTCACTactctacagtatatatttgcCCTATGACACTCTTGGACTGACCTAATCTACAATAAGTACAATCAGTGCATATCTTTATTGTGTTTGCATTGCACAAGGACTTTGTTCTGTTGGGTgtcaggaaaaaatatatatatacataccacACCCTTTCCACTGGAAATTCTTGGTTTAGCAAGCACAACATTCTTATTATAGAGTATACAGTGCTTATTTCAGGTAGTATTCTTTTGTTTATGCGAGTCAATACGATTTTAAAGTCAGTTTTCATCAGAAATTATTATTTGCCCGCAGATCTTAACTTCAATTAAAATCAAGGCTTGTTTGCCCCATTTCTTATCGAAGCACCTTGGACTGCATTGGGAAGTAGTGGTTTGAACTTGAGATCAGCAGGTTTTAAGGTTAAACCCCAGCAGTGGGAGCTCAGCAGAAAGGCTCTTAGCCTTTAATCTGGATGAAAATGTCTTCCAAATGGCCTAAATGTAAAAACCTTCCCACCAGCTTTGCACACTTCTTCAGGAAAGATTTCCACCCATTCTTCCTGGTCGATCTTCTCGATATTGTTGTCCAAACTTTGACTTGGCTACTGGACAAAAATGAATCGTTTTGTTTCTAACCTCCTTTGGCCCTTTGCGACTATTGTCCTGCCAAAAGCTGAAGTTTGTTCTAAGCTTTATTCCTTTTTAGCAAACTGTAGCAGATTTCTCGCGATTGAAGCAGATCCCATCCTCGATATTTTGTGCCATACAGTACGTTCTCCCTTCGATTTTGACAAGAAGATCCCAATTTTTAAAGATGAACCTCCCCCCGAGTTCACAATGCTACCACCAGCTTTTAGAAACCAGTCATATCACGCTAGTTATATTACATTAAGACAATCAGAACTATGTCTTTTTACACGCATCATTGACtctatttttttcataatagaACTATTAATTAatagaataattatatttttattaaatattttatctttaatgtttttatcaAACAATTTttagcatttctttttaaacaaaaaacatttggtgaTTCGACATTAATTAGGGGACCCTCTGCAGTACCGCCACAGGCCTCCGGTTGAAGACCCATGATTCAGACAAATGGTCTGTTTATTGAGTTAAgacttttttaatttgttattagtgttattagtgttcAGAAAATCAGGCAGAGTTAATAATACACAGATTTCACACATATAAAGGCTAATTACACGTCCTCATTAAAACCCTTCCTCTGAAGGTTCCGGAAACCTGAGATATCTAATATTTATTGCAAGCACCAATTTTCAGCTTTCGGTTCCCTGGATTCTGTCCAGTAATTTATTTTGAGGGAAATATTGTGAAGTATTTATAAATTGATATtttggttgaaagaggcagatgtagaggacaggtgggtatggagacggatgatccgctgtggcgacccctaatgggagaagccaaaagaagaagatgatgatttaTGATTTGATATGATGCTGTATCTTATTGAAATCCCTTGCCTTTTATATTGGGTAATGTATTCCAAACGGATTTGTTGAACCTCCTGAACTGaaattttctttctgttttgttAGCAGAGCTCTACAAGGATAACGTATATGCATACGCATTATACAAAACTCTGGCCGAAGTCGATCCTCCAATGACTGTAGGCTTGTACGCATCGTGTAACAGCAGGATCAAAATGATTCTCGCGAGCATGGAAGGTTGGTACTAATCTGAATGCTATGCTAGTTTAATTACTAGCGTGTAATTTCAAGCATTGATTATTCTTTTGCAAAATGTTTTAGCAATGAACTTAAACATCCTGTTGCCTTGGTTTTTATTCCAAAGGTTACATGAACGAGGCAAAACAGAACATATGCAGGCCCTCGATCGGGAATCTGATTTCTCTAATCCTTCGTCTTCTTTTCTATCGACCCGTGTGGACGGACAAAACGCAGAGGACAAAATGCAAGCGCTATGTGTTTGTCAGGTTTAGCGCTTGGCACTTTGCAGGGAGCGACATGCTCTGGGCAGGCTTGGTGATGCAGTTGTGCCAAGCTCTTCAGGACGGTTTTGGCAAGCTTCAGCTCAGCCTCTTTCGAGTCGCTCAATACGACAAAGAAAAGGACGCAAAGCCAAGAAAGACTGAAAACAGCTCTGAAGTCTGGAGATCCAAGAAGTTTTGCTGCATTCCATTATGGGCCTTGGTCCTGACAATGCTGATGGTTTGCCTATTTATTGTGGTACcagttattattttatcattcgGTAAACACACGCCTCAAGGGGACGACcagaataaaaaagtgtatggGGCAGTTGGGGGGTTTCTCATCGCTATGCTAGGTGTCCCTGCAGTCGGAGCTGCGAGATTCATTTTCATATTGCTGAAAAGCCTCATCTTTAGCCAGGACGTGAAGGTAAAAAATGCTTTGGACAACAAGAAGCTCAGCGAGCAGCTGGGTTTGATGCATGAGGTTCGGAAAGAGATGAGGATCCTCTCGTGCTTCGTTCACTTCATGGAGCATTTCGAGCGGCAGAAGATCAAAGTGGTGCTGGAGATCACCAATTTGGACCGCTGCACACCAGCAAAAATTGTCGGCGTCTTGAACGCCATTGGCATCCTTCTTTCTGACGAGGAAAGCCCCTTTGTTTCTCTAGTCGCAATCGACCCTGAGGTTCTTACGCAAAAAATCGACCAGGCAAATGACTGCTATAGTAAAAAGGACAGAGCTTATGGCTTCCTGGACCGCATTATTACGCTGCCGTTCACAGTCCCACCTTTATGCGACGTGTCCAAGTGCAAGGTCTTCGAAGAAATTTCGTCCAAACAGTCTGACGCACTAGAAGATCACGGTGAGAATTTAGATTGCATAAAGACCTCTGACTCTTCTGAAGATGCCCCTTTGATTCAGAACCGCCTGACTGATATAAGCCAAGCCTCATCCTTACGTGCAAACGAAACCACTTACTGTTTGTTTAATGAGAATGACATGGAGCGTTCAATTCAGGAAGCACTTCGGAGCATATACTTATGTGACGAGAAGAGGCTCCAAACTTATATCTCAGAAAATACGGTGTCTATGAGGAGGGTCGCCA is part of the Silurus meridionalis isolate SWU-2019-XX chromosome 9, ASM1480568v1, whole genome shotgun sequence genome and harbors:
- the nkpd1 gene encoding NTPase KAP family P-loop domain-containing protein 1 isoform X2; this encodes MAKELYKDNVYAYALYKTLAEVDPPMTVGLYASCNSRIKMILASMEGYMNEAKQNICRPSIGNLISLILRLLFYRPVWTDKTQRTKCKRYVFVRFSAWHFAGSDMLWAGLVMQLCQALQDGFGKLQLSLFRVAQYDKEKDAKPRKTENSSEVWRSKKFCCIPLWALVLTMLMVCLFIVVPVIILSFGKHTPQGDDQNKKVYGAVGGFLIAMLGVPAVGAARFIFILLKSLIFSQDVKVKNALDNKKLSEQLGLMHEVRKEMRILSCFVHFMEHFERQKIKVVLEITNLDRCTPAKIVGVLNAIGILLSDEESPFVSLVAIDPEVLTQKIDQANDCYSKKDRAYGFLDRIITLPFTVPPLCDVSKCKVFEEISSKQSDALEDHGENLDCIKTSDSSEDAPLIQNRLTDISQASSLRANETTYCLFNENDMERSIQEALRSIYLCDEKRLQTYISENTVSMRRVANSIRVSMMVVNTLNVDLPSPERVAAWVVLVDRWPCRLSWILQCMEDEQQTLEADQTTVDSNSSKTLWEVFSEHRIELHVIRAEVEMFLERDDDPELFEMFLRKDYVFTVKEANKLKDCMVNLDCSIKNELARIRQISTLRAIGRSSFNSLSPNAVFNMSVEDICNELSKLKLPERYAEIIKQNDINGQTLLLSDPADLRRVMQMTLGEWTAFRIRFLGVISWDRLSKTKAAPVISNPNAICCDPVRSRCHANQHEN
- the nkpd1 gene encoding NTPase KAP family P-loop domain-containing protein 1 isoform X1, producing the protein MAKAELYKDNVYAYALYKTLAEVDPPMTVGLYASCNSRIKMILASMEGYMNEAKQNICRPSIGNLISLILRLLFYRPVWTDKTQRTKCKRYVFVRFSAWHFAGSDMLWAGLVMQLCQALQDGFGKLQLSLFRVAQYDKEKDAKPRKTENSSEVWRSKKFCCIPLWALVLTMLMVCLFIVVPVIILSFGKHTPQGDDQNKKVYGAVGGFLIAMLGVPAVGAARFIFILLKSLIFSQDVKVKNALDNKKLSEQLGLMHEVRKEMRILSCFVHFMEHFERQKIKVVLEITNLDRCTPAKIVGVLNAIGILLSDEESPFVSLVAIDPEVLTQKIDQANDCYSKKDRAYGFLDRIITLPFTVPPLCDVSKCKVFEEISSKQSDALEDHGENLDCIKTSDSSEDAPLIQNRLTDISQASSLRANETTYCLFNENDMERSIQEALRSIYLCDEKRLQTYISENTVSMRRVANSIRVSMMVVNTLNVDLPSPERVAAWVVLVDRWPCRLSWILQCMEDEQQTLEADQTTVDSNSSKTLWEVFSEHRIELHVIRAEVEMFLERDDDPELFEMFLRKDYVFTVKEANKLKDCMVNLDCSIKNELARIRQISTLRAIGRSSFNSLSPNAVFNMSVEDICNELSKLKLPERYAEIIKQNDINGQTLLLSDPADLRRVMQMTLGEWTAFRIRFLGVISWDRLSKTKAAPVISNPNAICCDPVRSRCHANQHEN